The Gammaproteobacteria bacterium genome has a segment encoding these proteins:
- a CDS encoding ABC transporter permease, translated as MGFGDLLRFITHSALSHRLRSALTALGIGIGVTAVVLLTSIGAGLQHYVLSQFTQFGTNIIAINPGRSTTFGAATGIFGTVRPLTIDDAEALKRVPFVTNTVPVVQGTASVEAGGRERHTNISGVGAEMPAAFSFRVALGEFLPSDDPRSPRPLAVLGSKVRDELFGERNPLGEVIRVGGERYRVIGVMESKGQVLGFDLDDAVYIPAARALELYNRQGLFEIDVLYDKAVSAREVVHGIERMIVARHGGLDVTITTQQQMLDVLGSVLDVVTFAVAALGGISLLVGGVGIFTIMTIAVRERTAEIGLLRAVGAGRGQVRSIFLGESMVLAGLGGVGGLLAGAATVVLLGILVPALPIGFSVPYAFAAEAIAIVIGLAAGVLPAQRAAALDPVDALRTE; from the coding sequence ATGGGTTTCGGCGACCTGCTGCGGTTCATCACGCACTCTGCCCTGTCTCACCGGCTGCGCAGTGCGCTTACGGCGCTCGGCATCGGCATCGGCGTGACCGCGGTGGTGCTGCTCACTTCGATCGGTGCGGGGCTGCAGCACTACGTGCTCTCGCAGTTCACCCAGTTCGGCACCAACATCATAGCCATCAACCCCGGGCGCAGCACGACCTTCGGCGCGGCGACCGGGATCTTCGGAACGGTGCGTCCGCTCACCATTGACGATGCGGAGGCGCTCAAGCGCGTACCCTTCGTGACGAACACGGTGCCCGTGGTGCAGGGCACCGCGTCCGTGGAAGCCGGCGGTCGGGAACGCCACACCAACATCAGCGGCGTCGGCGCGGAGATGCCCGCCGCCTTCTCGTTCCGTGTCGCGCTGGGCGAGTTCCTGCCATCAGACGACCCGCGTTCGCCGCGTCCCCTGGCCGTGCTCGGATCGAAGGTCCGCGACGAGCTGTTCGGCGAGCGAAACCCGCTCGGCGAGGTGATCCGCGTCGGCGGCGAGCGTTACCGCGTCATCGGCGTGATGGAATCGAAGGGACAGGTGCTCGGCTTCGATCTCGATGACGCCGTGTACATTCCGGCGGCGCGGGCACTCGAGCTCTACAATCGGCAGGGCCTGTTCGAGATCGACGTGCTCTACGACAAGGCCGTCTCCGCCAGGGAAGTCGTGCACGGCATCGAGCGCATGATCGTCGCCCGCCACGGCGGGCTCGACGTGACCATCACCACGCAGCAGCAGATGCTCGACGTGCTGGGCTCGGTCCTCGACGTGGTGACCTTTGCCGTGGCCGCGCTCGGCGGCATCTCGCTGCTCGTGGGCGGGGTGGGGATCTTCACCATCATGACGATCGCGGTGCGCGAGCGCACCGCCGAGATCGGCCTGCTGCGTGCCGTCGGTGCCGGCCGCGGGCAGGTACGGTCGATTTTCCTCGGCGAGTCCATGGTGCTTGCCGGTCTTGGCGGCGTCGGCGGATTGCTGGCCGGCGCGGCTACCGTGGTCCTGCTCGGCATCCTCGTTCCCGCCCTGCCGATCGGTTTCTCGGTCCCGTATGCGTTTGCTGCCGAGGCGATCGCGATCGTCATCGGCCTGGCGGCCGGGGTGCTGCCGGCACAGCGCGCGGCGGCGCTCGACCCGGTCGATGCGCTGCGGACCGAGTAG
- a CDS encoding ABC transporter permease has protein sequence MTFVDCTRVAASALLRYPLRTAMMLLATAIGVSAVLMLTSLGEAARRFVAGEFQSLGTHLLVVLPGKIETSGMGPGLMAGESPRDITLDDARALLRSPAVEKVAPLVVGAATVSHAGLERDITIMGATAELLEVRHWQVAIGKFLRQQDWDRASPECVIGHVIARELFAGQAAVGQWLRVGDRRCRVAGVLVEQGISVMVNVDELVIMPVSSAQQLLNVPGLFRVLVQSSDREAVLRAKRDIIAIMRERHRGIEDVTVITQDSVLATFDEIFGALTAALAGIASVSLVVAGVLIMNVMLVAVSQRTREIGLLKALGANRSEVTRLFITEAVILSMFGAIAGTGLGYAAVGLMQVLYPALDFRPPLWAVAGAFAVAVGCGLLFGILPARRAARLDPIAALAGR, from the coding sequence ATGACCTTCGTCGATTGCACGCGGGTGGCTGCGAGCGCTCTGCTGCGTTATCCCCTGCGCACGGCGATGATGCTGCTCGCCACGGCGATCGGCGTCAGCGCGGTGCTGATGCTGACTTCGCTCGGCGAGGCAGCGCGTCGCTTCGTCGCCGGCGAATTCCAGTCGCTTGGCACACATCTGCTCGTGGTGCTACCGGGCAAGATCGAGACCTCGGGCATGGGGCCCGGCCTGATGGCCGGGGAGTCGCCGCGCGACATCACGCTCGACGACGCCCGGGCGCTGCTGCGCAGCCCCGCGGTGGAGAAAGTCGCGCCGCTCGTGGTCGGGGCGGCGACGGTATCCCATGCCGGGCTCGAGCGCGACATCACGATCATGGGCGCCACCGCCGAGCTGCTGGAGGTGCGTCACTGGCAGGTCGCAATCGGCAAGTTCCTGCGCCAGCAGGACTGGGACCGCGCCTCGCCCGAGTGCGTGATCGGCCACGTCATCGCCAGGGAGCTGTTCGCGGGCCAGGCGGCGGTTGGCCAGTGGTTGCGGGTTGGCGACCGGCGCTGCCGGGTTGCCGGCGTGCTCGTCGAGCAGGGCATCTCGGTGATGGTCAACGTGGACGAGCTGGTGATCATGCCGGTTTCCTCGGCACAGCAGTTGCTGAATGTGCCGGGGTTGTTCCGTGTGCTGGTGCAGTCGAGCGATCGCGAGGCCGTGCTGCGTGCAAAGCGCGACATCATCGCGATCATGCGGGAGCGGCACCGCGGCATCGAGGACGTGACCGTGATCACGCAGGACTCGGTGCTCGCCACCTTCGACGAGATCTTCGGGGCGCTCACGGCCGCGCTGGCCGGAATCGCTTCGGTGAGTCTGGTGGTGGCCGGCGTGCTCATCATGAACGTGATGCTGGTGGCGGTGAGCCAGCGCACGCGCGAGATCGGCCTGCTCAAGGCGCTCGGCGCGAATCGCAGCGAGGTCACACGCCTGTTCATCACCGAGGCGGTGATCCTGTCGATGTTTGGTGCGATCGCCGGCACCGGGCTCGGCTACGCCGCGGTCGGCCTGATGCAGGTGCTGTACCCGGCCCTCGATTTCCGCCCGCCGCTCTGGGCGGTGGCCGGCGCGTTTGCGGTTGCGGTCGGCTGTGGCCTGCTGTTCGGCATCCTGCCGGCACGGCGCGCTGCACGCCTCGATCCGATCGCCGCCCTGGCGGGCCGCTGA
- a CDS encoding ABC transporter ATP-binding protein encodes MIRLEGLTRIFHVGESLVRALDDVNLQIAAGEYLSIMGSSGSGKSTLLNVLGLLDTPTAGAYWLDDVNTSTMSDDELAVTRQRQIGFVFQSFHLVPRMTALENVQLPMLLAGVPPAERDARGRRALEGVGLAVRRDHRPDQLSGGERQRVAIARAIVMEPKLLLADEPTGNLDTSAGAEIVKIVETLNARGLTLIVVTHDPQIGGRAGRRLRLRDGRVVEDVRSGG; translated from the coding sequence ATGATCCGGCTCGAGGGTCTCACGCGTATCTTCCATGTGGGCGAGTCGCTGGTACGCGCGCTCGACGACGTGAACCTGCAGATTGCCGCCGGCGAGTATCTCTCGATCATGGGGTCCTCGGGCTCGGGCAAGTCCACGCTGCTCAATGTCCTCGGGCTCCTCGACACGCCGACCGCCGGCGCCTACTGGCTCGACGACGTCAACACGTCCACGATGTCCGACGACGAGCTGGCGGTGACCCGCCAGCGGCAGATCGGCTTCGTCTTCCAGTCGTTCCATCTCGTGCCGCGCATGACGGCGCTGGAGAACGTGCAGTTGCCGATGCTGCTTGCGGGCGTGCCGCCCGCCGAGCGCGACGCACGCGGCCGCAGGGCCCTGGAGGGCGTCGGTCTCGCGGTCCGGCGGGATCACCGCCCCGACCAGCTCTCCGGCGGCGAGCGCCAGCGTGTGGCGATCGCCCGCGCCATCGTGATGGAGCCGAAGCTGCTGCTCGCTGACGAGCCCACCGGCAACCTCGATACGTCCGCGGGAGCGGAAATCGTGAAGATCGTGGAGACACTCAACGCCCGGGGCCTCACCCTGATCGTGGTGACCCATGACCCGCAGATCGGTGGTCGGGCCGGCCGGCGGTTGCGCCTGCGCGACGGGCGCGTGGTCGAAGATGTGCGCAGCGGTGGCTGA
- a CDS encoding efflux RND transporter periplasmic adaptor subunit: MAKRSVPRNLVIVVLLVAIAAAAAAWIARPRPLRVVVAKVERGTVAATVANTRAGTVDACNRARLAPPLGGQIARLPVRKGDAVKKGDVLLELWNDDLRAQLELQQRDRVATQARVTETCVRAEVAEREAGRAALLREQKLIAVELAEKAVGEAGAQVAACKAARESARVAEARVEVARASLDRTILRAPFDGVVAEINGELGEFVTPSPVGIPTPPTVDVVDTSCLYISAPIDEVDAPAVKAGQRALISLDAFPGRKFPGFVRRVAPYVLDTEKQARTVEIEAEIENPQASNLMPGYSADVEVILDTRENTLRVPTPAVIDGSRVLVLDEAAGVLHRREVKTGVASWEFTEVLEGLQEGELVVLSVDREGVGDGVRAVRE, from the coding sequence GTGGCCAAGCGCAGCGTACCGAGAAATCTGGTCATCGTCGTGCTGCTCGTTGCCATTGCGGCGGCGGCAGCGGCATGGATCGCGCGTCCCCGGCCGCTGCGGGTGGTGGTGGCGAAGGTCGAGCGCGGCACGGTGGCCGCTACGGTCGCCAACACGCGGGCCGGCACCGTGGACGCCTGCAACCGCGCCCGTCTCGCGCCGCCGCTGGGCGGGCAGATCGCGCGGCTGCCCGTGCGCAAAGGCGACGCCGTGAAGAAGGGCGACGTGTTACTCGAGCTCTGGAACGATGACCTGCGCGCGCAGCTCGAACTGCAGCAACGCGACCGGGTGGCCACCCAGGCGCGGGTGACCGAGACCTGCGTCAGGGCGGAGGTGGCCGAGCGTGAGGCCGGTCGCGCCGCGCTGCTGCGCGAGCAGAAGCTGATCGCCGTCGAGCTTGCCGAGAAGGCAGTGGGTGAAGCCGGGGCCCAGGTGGCGGCATGCAAGGCCGCGCGCGAGAGCGCGCGGGTCGCGGAGGCGCGGGTGGAGGTCGCGCGCGCCAGCCTCGACCGCACCATACTGCGGGCGCCCTTCGACGGCGTGGTCGCGGAGATCAACGGCGAGCTCGGCGAGTTCGTGACGCCCTCGCCGGTCGGAATCCCGACGCCACCCACCGTGGACGTGGTGGACACGAGCTGCCTGTACATCAGCGCCCCGATCGACGAGGTCGATGCCCCGGCGGTGAAGGCCGGCCAGCGCGCGCTGATCAGCCTCGATGCCTTTCCGGGACGGAAGTTTCCGGGTTTCGTGCGGCGCGTTGCTCCCTACGTGCTCGATACCGAGAAGCAGGCGCGCACGGTCGAGATCGAGGCCGAGATCGAGAACCCGCAGGCGAGCAACCTGATGCCCGGCTACAGCGCGGACGTGGAGGTGATCCTCGATACACGTGAGAACACGCTGCGTGTCCCGACCCCGGCGGTCATCGACGGCAGCCGGGTGCTGGTCCTCGATGAGGCGGCCGGCGTGCTGCACCGGCGGGAAGTCAAGACTGGTGTCGCGAGCTGGGAGTTCACCGAGGTGCTGGAAGGCCTGCAGGAAGGCGAGCTGGTGGTGCTGTCGGTGGACCGCGAAGGCGTCGGCGACGGCGTCCGGGCCGTGCGCGAGTAG
- a CDS encoding GGDEF domain-containing phosphodiesterase yields MSQAPPDNTATQFRYSLLLREIDRMRTTPGVATVGLMVIQLSGLDAVNGRFGYLGGDKVLQEFAGRLRGIARAQDCVFEVNGRTFALLLHNPLHEGHAMLAAESVTRAAAEPVSIGSGRACVKARIGISLMPEPAANGEELLRQCETALDIARQRDAPHVLFTNALIDTDKPETRHTWFDVEEALRSGEFELHFQPQVSLATSRLAGAEALVRWRKPGVGIIAPGHFMGAIEHSRGIRTLLRFVLNSALREAAGWARSQADVGVAVNLASGNLEDPELVEMVEDALGIWNLPAAQLTLELTESSLMQNPAASARTLERLRQIGVRTSIDDFGTGYSSLAYLRDLPADELKVDRSFVARVTENPRDRDIVASIAQLAHAVDLTVVAEGIEDAGTLAAIAAVGCDIGQGYHFDAPLPAQDFAARWLAGTAARGIAS; encoded by the coding sequence ATGTCCCAGGCGCCCCCCGACAACACCGCCACCCAGTTCCGCTACTCGCTGCTGCTGCGGGAGATCGACCGCATGCGCACCACGCCGGGGGTCGCAACCGTCGGCCTGATGGTCATACAACTGTCGGGCCTGGATGCGGTGAACGGCCGGTTCGGCTACCTCGGTGGCGACAAGGTGCTGCAGGAGTTCGCCGGCCGGCTGCGCGGCATCGCCCGTGCGCAGGACTGCGTGTTCGAAGTGAACGGCCGCACCTTCGCGCTGCTGCTGCACAACCCGCTGCACGAAGGCCATGCGATGCTGGCGGCCGAGAGCGTGACGCGCGCGGCCGCCGAGCCGGTGTCGATCGGGTCCGGGCGCGCCTGCGTAAAGGCCCGCATCGGCATCTCGCTGATGCCGGAGCCGGCCGCCAACGGGGAGGAGTTGCTGCGCCAGTGTGAGACCGCCCTGGACATCGCGCGCCAGCGGGATGCACCCCATGTGCTGTTCACGAATGCACTCATCGACACCGACAAGCCGGAGACGCGCCATACCTGGTTCGACGTGGAGGAGGCGCTGCGTTCCGGCGAATTCGAGCTTCACTTCCAGCCGCAGGTCAGCCTGGCGACGAGCCGGCTCGCCGGCGCAGAGGCGCTGGTGCGGTGGCGCAAGCCCGGCGTCGGCATCATCGCACCGGGACATTTCATGGGCGCCATCGAGCACTCGCGGGGCATTCGCACGCTGCTGCGTTTCGTGCTCAACTCCGCGCTGCGTGAGGCGGCCGGCTGGGCCCGGAGCCAGGCGGACGTCGGTGTCGCGGTCAACCTGGCGAGTGGCAACCTCGAAGACCCCGAACTCGTCGAGATGGTGGAGGACGCGCTCGGCATCTGGAACCTGCCGGCTGCCCAGCTCACGCTCGAGCTGACCGAGAGCTCGCTGATGCAGAATCCCGCTGCCAGTGCGCGCACGCTCGAACGGTTGCGCCAGATCGGCGTGCGCACGTCGATCGACGATTTCGGCACCGGCTATTCGAGCCTGGCCTATCTGCGCGACCTGCCTGCCGACGAGCTCAAGGTGGACCGCAGTTTCGTTGCGCGCGTCACGGAGAATCCGCGCGACCGCGATATCGTGGCGTCCATTGCGCAGTTGGCGCACGCCGTGGATCTCACCGTGGTTGCCGAAGGCATCGAGGATGCCGGCACGCTCGCCGCCATCGCGGCCGTCGGCTGCGACATCGGGCAGGGCTATCACTTCGACGCGCCGTTGCCGGCGCAGGATTTCGCTGCGCGGTGGCTGGCCGGCACTGCCGCCAGGGGCATCGCCTCCTGA
- a CDS encoding HD-GYP domain-containing protein — MQFKRSKINTANLERGMYVAQLDRPWLETPFLFQGFEVREDSELKLLRQFCKHVYIDVGRSSLPREKVLKALENGGQEPPLQPGSGRTGGISFAGRLMQAVTQLDPSGKVAQKFNRHREYRNTVPTRKEAPQAIRSYDSAVVTMQEVLVHVRKGAGVDVEKVQTAVRPMIDSILRNQDAMAWLVYLRKRDEYTYHHSIASSVWAVILGRHLGFDRQGLDTLAMGGILLDIGKAKLPEEMMARAGALSEAEFFTVTRHVTYGLDMLKLTPGINADVLAMVEGHHERHDGSGYPASLKGADIPVFARIGGLVDCYDAMTSHRPWAKAKSPYDAIRELNSMAGVKFQKEMVEQFVQALGMFPTGSIVEMNTGEVGIVVEQNRIRRLRPKVMVVLDAEQKPLREYRTVDLRRLPSDEHEANALWIVRGHETGAFGLDPKNYFIG, encoded by the coding sequence GTGCAGTTCAAACGCAGCAAGATCAATACCGCCAACCTCGAGCGGGGCATGTACGTTGCCCAGCTCGATCGGCCTTGGCTGGAGACTCCGTTCCTGTTCCAGGGTTTCGAGGTACGCGAGGACAGCGAGCTGAAGCTGCTGCGGCAGTTCTGCAAGCACGTGTACATCGACGTCGGGCGCAGTTCCCTTCCCAGGGAGAAGGTGCTCAAGGCGCTCGAGAACGGCGGGCAGGAGCCGCCGCTGCAGCCGGGCAGCGGGCGTACCGGCGGAATCTCGTTCGCCGGGCGCCTGATGCAAGCCGTCACGCAGCTCGACCCGAGCGGCAAGGTGGCGCAGAAGTTCAACCGTCACCGCGAGTACCGCAACACGGTGCCTACCCGCAAGGAGGCACCCCAGGCCATCCGCAGCTACGACTCGGCCGTCGTCACCATGCAGGAGGTGCTGGTCCATGTTCGCAAGGGAGCGGGCGTGGACGTGGAGAAAGTGCAGACGGCCGTCCGGCCGATGATCGACAGCATCCTGCGCAACCAGGATGCAATGGCCTGGCTGGTCTACCTGCGCAAGCGCGACGAATACACCTACCACCACTCCATTGCCTCCTCGGTCTGGGCGGTGATCCTCGGTCGTCACCTGGGTTTTGATCGGCAGGGCCTCGATACGCTTGCGATGGGGGGCATCCTGCTCGACATCGGCAAGGCGAAGCTGCCCGAGGAGATGATGGCCCGCGCCGGCGCGCTCTCCGAGGCGGAGTTCTTCACCGTCACCAGGCATGTCACCTACGGCCTCGACATGCTCAAGCTGACCCCGGGCATCAACGCCGACGTGCTTGCCATGGTCGAGGGCCATCACGAGCGCCATGACGGCTCCGGGTATCCCGCGAGCCTGAAGGGCGCCGACATACCCGTGTTTGCGCGTATTGGCGGCCTGGTCGATTGCTACGACGCGATGACCAGCCACCGGCCCTGGGCGAAGGCGAAATCGCCTTACGATGCAATCCGGGAGCTGAATTCGATGGCCGGGGTCAAGTTCCAGAAGGAGATGGTCGAGCAGTTCGTGCAGGCGCTCGGCATGTTTCCGACCGGCAGCATCGTCGAAATGAATACCGGCGAGGTCGGCATCGTCGTCGAGCAGAACCGCATCCGGCGGCTGCGGCCAAAGGTCATGGTAGTCCTCGACGCGGAACAAAAGCCGTTGCGGGAGTATCGCACCGTCGACCTGCGGCGGCTCCCGAGCGATGAGCACGAGGCCAATGCGCTCTGGATCGTCCGCGGTCACGAGACCGGCGCCTTCGGCCTTGATCCGAAGAACTACTTCATCGGTTGA
- a CDS encoding glycine zipper family protein: protein MRNHMATFLATLLLSACSGTTGPIIDTQGVDMAKYQQDLAECETYATQVSTERAVGRGAAGGAAVGAAIGAIAGGNAGRGAGIGAVSGGAQSARISDREKADVVRNCLRGRGYRVLN, encoded by the coding sequence ATGCGTAATCACATGGCCACCTTCCTCGCCACTCTCCTCCTGTCAGCCTGCTCCGGCACGACCGGGCCGATCATCGACACCCAGGGCGTTGACATGGCGAAGTACCAGCAGGATCTCGCCGAGTGCGAGACCTACGCCACGCAGGTCTCCACGGAGCGGGCCGTCGGCAGGGGTGCCGCCGGCGGCGCCGCGGTGGGTGCCGCGATCGGTGCCATCGCCGGCGGCAACGCGGGCAGGGGCGCCGGTATCGGCGCAGTCAGCGGCGGCGCCCAGTCAGCGCGCATATCCGACCGCGAGAAAGCCGACGTCGTGCGCAACTGCCTGCGCGGACGGGGTTACCGCGTACTGAACTGA
- the msrA gene encoding peptide-methionine (S)-S-oxide reductase MsrA: MLWRENKKITMPSRDEVLPGRAARMGVPERHYVNGNPLKAPFPPQMRQAMFGLGCFWGAERRFWELPGVYTTAVGYAAGYTPNPTYEEVCSGLTGHNEVVLVVCDPATISYAALLRVFWEAHDPTQGMRQGNDVGTQYRSGIYCFDDEQLDAARASQRRYAEALQRAGLGAITTEILPAGEFYYAEDYHQQYLAKNPGGYCGLGGTGVSCG; this comes from the coding sequence ATGCTGTGGCGCGAGAATAAAAAGATCACGATGCCGTCGCGCGATGAAGTGCTGCCCGGGCGCGCGGCCCGCATGGGCGTGCCGGAGCGGCATTACGTCAACGGCAATCCGCTCAAGGCGCCGTTCCCGCCGCAGATGCGCCAGGCGATGTTCGGCCTCGGCTGTTTCTGGGGCGCCGAGCGCCGGTTCTGGGAATTGCCCGGCGTCTACACCACCGCGGTCGGATACGCGGCCGGCTACACGCCGAACCCAACCTACGAGGAAGTCTGCAGCGGGCTCACGGGGCACAACGAAGTCGTCCTGGTGGTCTGCGACCCGGCGACAATCAGCTACGCAGCATTGCTGCGCGTGTTCTGGGAAGCGCACGACCCGACGCAGGGCATGCGCCAGGGCAACGATGTCGGCACGCAATACCGCTCGGGAATCTACTGTTTCGACGACGAGCAGCTGGACGCCGCGCGCGCTTCGCAGCGCCGCTACGCCGAAGCGTTGCAGCGGGCCGGGCTCGGCGCCATCACCACGGAGATCCTGCCGGCCGGCGAGTTCTACTACGCCGAGGATTACCACCAGCAGTACCTCGCGAAGAACCCCGGCGGCTACTGCGGCCTCGGCGGCACCGGGGTGAGCTGCGGTTGA
- a CDS encoding tetratricopeptide repeat protein — MTRWRMVEGVSKRTTMGACVALLLVSTAAALDETPAPAAEDAAAAVIAPATPQPEAVRQTYLRLMAEKRYTEAAQIAAQLVELDRQSHGERSPQYAASLSALARAQLALGNVAAAADNFRAAIALLERAEGPASPALIEPLVGLGDAYMSNGFYPPANDAYERALLLNHAAAGFYNLEQVQILDGLSESDLALGELADANARQRAQVAIQARRTGDTQQDLVQALYKLARWYNRTGQFEASRQTWQQARAVIRKSGNPADPAQVETMIGEALSYASEGDAPTSVSTLKRALEQLDALPEPDHARRAEVLVTLGDLYVTVGRPRSAHQAYEQAWAELSAEETLSARRDEYFGRPSRITGPRLPRIVDADGREQSVVRSDSAGYAPGYVVARMVVDADGSARDMAIVESEPAGLLDQQVLKALARTAFRPRLADGTATASEDVQFRHEFRYPRTASVAPTETGPDPAPAGDKGAPIGYPTEGDDHRGD; from the coding sequence ATGACGAGGTGGCGGATGGTCGAGGGCGTCAGCAAGCGCACCACGATGGGTGCGTGCGTCGCACTGTTGCTGGTGAGCACGGCGGCCGCGCTGGATGAGACGCCGGCACCTGCCGCGGAGGATGCCGCCGCCGCGGTGATCGCCCCCGCCACACCGCAGCCAGAAGCCGTCCGGCAGACCTATCTGCGCCTGATGGCGGAAAAGCGCTACACCGAGGCGGCGCAGATCGCGGCACAGCTCGTCGAACTCGACCGGCAGTCGCATGGCGAGCGCAGCCCACAATACGCCGCCTCGCTGAGTGCGCTCGCGCGGGCACAGCTCGCCCTCGGCAACGTCGCCGCAGCGGCGGACAACTTCCGCGCCGCAATTGCGCTGCTCGAGCGGGCCGAGGGGCCGGCCTCCCCGGCCCTGATCGAGCCGCTGGTCGGCCTGGGTGATGCGTATATGAGCAACGGTTTCTATCCGCCGGCCAATGACGCCTACGAGCGGGCGCTGCTCCTGAACCACGCGGCGGCCGGTTTCTACAACCTGGAGCAGGTGCAGATCCTCGATGGGTTGTCGGAGAGCGACCTCGCCCTTGGCGAACTCGCCGATGCGAACGCCCGGCAACGCGCGCAGGTTGCGATCCAGGCGCGGCGCACGGGAGACACGCAGCAGGACCTGGTGCAGGCACTCTACAAGCTGGCGCGCTGGTACAACCGCACCGGCCAGTTCGAGGCGTCCCGGCAGACCTGGCAACAGGCGCGCGCGGTCATCCGCAAGTCCGGCAATCCGGCTGACCCTGCGCAGGTGGAAACCATGATCGGCGAGGCGCTGAGCTATGCCAGCGAGGGTGACGCGCCGACCAGCGTCAGTACGTTGAAGCGGGCACTGGAGCAACTGGACGCCCTGCCGGAGCCCGATCATGCCCGCCGCGCGGAGGTGCTGGTGACGCTCGGCGATCTCTACGTCACCGTCGGGCGCCCGAGAAGCGCCCACCAGGCCTACGAGCAGGCGTGGGCGGAGCTGTCGGCGGAGGAGACACTCAGCGCCAGGCGCGATGAGTATTTCGGCCGGCCGTCGCGCATCACGGGGCCGCGGCTCCCGCGCATCGTCGATGCCGATGGCCGTGAGCAAAGCGTGGTCCGCAGCGACAGCGCGGGTTACGCTCCCGGTTACGTCGTCGCGCGCATGGTGGTGGACGCCGACGGCAGCGCACGCGACATGGCAATCGTCGAGTCCGAACCCGCCGGCCTGCTCGACCAGCAGGTGCTCAAGGCGCTGGCGCGCACGGCCTTTCGCCCGCGCCTGGCCGATGGCACGGCAACGGCCAGCGAGGACGTGCAGTTCCGCCATGAGTTCCGCTACCCGCGCACGGCGAGCGTCGCCCCCACGGAAACGGGCCCTGACCCGGCGCCGGCCGGGGACAAGGGGGCGCCGATCGGATACCCCACAGAGGGCGATGATCACCGCGGCGATTGA
- a CDS encoding zinc-binding alcohol dehydrogenase family protein has translation MCAPAAGTALRAAQRPIPQPRDAEVLIRVQVCAVCRTDLHLRDGELPQARYPVVPGHQALGEVIAAGPRATLAPGAWVGVAWLAWTCGECEFCRSGRENLCDRAEFHGCHRDGGFATHMVADSRWCLPLDRSLGTAEAAPLLCAGLIGYRSLRMAGDGHRLGLYGFGSAAQLVTPLALSQGREIFAFTSPGDVTAQAFARAAGARWAGGSDEPAPEPLDAALIFAPVGSLVPKALRDVKKGGRVVCGGIHMSDIPAFPYADLWGERQILSVANLTREDGAGFLQLAGQLASRPRVRVYPLSQANEALEDLRRGAFNGTAVLDCS, from the coding sequence ATGTGTGCGCCCGCTGCCGGCACTGCGCTGCGCGCCGCGCAGCGGCCGATCCCGCAGCCGCGCGATGCCGAAGTGCTGATCCGCGTGCAGGTCTGCGCGGTGTGCCGCACCGACCTGCACCTGCGTGACGGCGAACTGCCCCAGGCCCGCTACCCGGTGGTGCCCGGGCACCAGGCCCTCGGTGAGGTCATCGCCGCTGGCCCGCGCGCCACGCTCGCGCCCGGCGCCTGGGTGGGTGTCGCGTGGCTCGCGTGGACCTGCGGCGAGTGCGAGTTCTGCCGCAGCGGACGCGAGAACCTCTGCGATCGCGCCGAGTTTCACGGCTGTCACCGCGATGGCGGTTTTGCGACCCACATGGTCGCCGACTCGCGCTGGTGCCTGCCGCTCGATCGCAGCCTCGGCACAGCGGAAGCTGCACCGCTCCTGTGCGCAGGCCTGATCGGCTATCGCAGCCTGCGGATGGCGGGTGACGGCCACCGCCTCGGTCTCTACGGCTTCGGTTCGGCGGCACAACTGGTCACGCCGCTAGCCCTGTCGCAGGGCCGCGAGATCTTCGCCTTCACGAGTCCCGGCGACGTCACGGCCCAGGCGTTCGCGCGAGCGGCCGGCGCCCGCTGGGCGGGAGGTTCGGACGAGCCCGCACCGGAACCGCTGGACGCCGCGCTGATCTTTGCACCAGTCGGCTCGCTGGTGCCCAAAGCGCTGCGCGACGTGAAGAAAGGTGGCAGGGTCGTGTGCGGCGGCATCCACATGAGCGACATCCCCGCCTTCCCCTACGCCGACCTGTGGGGCGAGCGGCAGATACTCTCGGTGGCCAATCTCACCCGCGAGGACGGCGCCGGGTTCCTGCAACTCGCCGGGCAGCTGGCGAGCCGCCCGCGCGTGCGCGTCTACCCGCTGTCACAGGCCAACGAAGCGCTCGAGGACCTGCGCCGCGGCGCTTTCAACGGGACGGCAGTGCTGGATTGCTCGTAA